The following proteins come from a genomic window of Denitromonas sp.:
- a CDS encoding SoxR reducing system RseC family protein, with product MIEARGIVLRAGPSDAWVRVDDQPAGCGRCNEPGGCGGAKIAHAFGKPDEVFHVDNPDRFRPGDRVRLQIDDGVALGAAAVSYGLPTIAALAGAGLGTWLGGNAGAVLGLLAALLAAVGLVRMIGGQRAWRQRLSVRLAADAAMCPVSPQDAPVPHD from the coding sequence GTGATCGAGGCGCGCGGTATCGTGCTGCGCGCCGGTCCGTCCGACGCCTGGGTGCGTGTCGACGATCAACCCGCCGGTTGCGGACGGTGCAACGAGCCGGGAGGGTGTGGCGGCGCGAAGATCGCGCATGCGTTCGGCAAGCCCGATGAAGTCTTCCATGTTGATAACCCCGACCGGTTTCGACCAGGCGACCGGGTGCGCCTGCAAATCGACGATGGTGTCGCGCTGGGGGCGGCCGCGGTCAGCTATGGCCTGCCCACGATTGCAGCGCTGGCCGGTGCCGGGCTGGGGACGTGGCTGGGAGGCAATGCCGGTGCCGTGCTCGGACTGCTCGCCGCGCTGCTGGCTGCAGTGGGTCTGGTGCGCATGATTGGCGGGCAGCGCGCCTGGCGACAGCGCCTGTCGGTTCGCCTGGCGGCCGATGCCGCGATGTGCCCCGTCTCGCCTCAGGATGCGCCGGTTCCTCATGATTAA